TCGGGGTCGGTCGGCACGTCCAGCCCGAGCACCTGAGCCGACCGCAGCGCGACCCGCGTGTGCCCCTCGGGCGAGAGGTGCAGCCGGTCCGCGTCCCATGCCCGCCGGTCCTGTACGGACTTCAGCGACCAGAGGTCGAGCACCGGGCAGTCGTAGCGGTCGGCGATGGCGCGCACGTGCGCGCTGTAGGTCGCCACCTTGCCCCGGAGGTGCTTGAGGACCGGCACGCCCCGGGTGTCGAAGCCGGTCGTGATCATGACCTGGCCGACCGCGCCGGAGAGGTCGGCCACGGCCGCCTCGAACCGCTCGGCCACGTCGTCCGGGTCGCTGCCGGGCCGGATGATGTCGTTGCCGCCCGCGCAGAAGCTGACCAGGTCCGGTGCGAGGGCCTTGGCCCTCGGAAGCTGGTCGGCCACGATCTGGTCGAGGAGCTTTCCGCGCACCGCCAGATTCGCATAACGGAAGTCGTGCTCGTCGCGCTGATCGGCCAGGAGTACGGCGAGCCGGTCCGCCCAGCCGAGATACGAATCCCCGGGTCCCGGGTCCCCCACGCCTTCGGTGAAGCTGTCCCCGATCGCCGCGTACGAGCCGATGGTCTTGAGTTTCGTCGTCGTCGCTGCCACGGGACACCATCCTTCACTCCCGTAACCAACCTACGCCAACGTAATGAGGGGTTGACGGACCGTGATCTCTACCACGTGGGGGATAAGGAATAAGTACACGTGAGGCCGGGACCCCCCTCGGGTCCCGGCCTCACGCGTGTCCGTACTCCGGCGGCGGGTGCCGTCAGATGCTGACGCCCTTGGAGCGGAGGTAGGCCAGCGGGTCGATGTCGGAGCCGTACGAGGGGCCGGTGCGGATCTCGAAGTGGAGGTGCGGGCCGGTGGAGTTGCCCGTGGAGCCGGAGAGGCCGAGGGTCTGGCCGGCGGTGACGCTCTGGCCGGAGGAGACGGACAGCTGGGACAGGTGGGCGTACTGGGAGTACCTGCCGTCCGCGTGCCGGATGACGACCTCGTTGCCGTACGCGCCGCCCCAGCCGGCGGAGACCACGGTGCCCGCACCGACGGCCCTGACGGTGGTACCGGAGCTCGCGATGAAGTCGACGCCGGTGTGGTAACCGGAGGACCACATGCTGCCCGCGACCTTGTACTGGGTGGAGATGCCGCCGCCGAGCGGGGCGACGAAGCCGGAGGCCGACTGCTGCCCGGCGGGAGCCTCGGCGGCGGAGTCCTGCTGCGCCGGGGCCTTCGCGGCCGGCTTCGCGGCCGGCTTCGGGGCCGCCTTCGGGGCTGCCTTCGGGGCTGCCTTCGGGGCTGCCTTCGGAGCCGCCTCGGGGGCGGACTCCGGAGCGGCCTCGGCCTCGGGGGCGGATTCCACCGGAGCCGCCTCGGCCGCACCACCGAGGTTCAGCTTCAGGCCGGGGTGGATCAGCGACGGGTTGGTGCCGACCGCCTCGCGGTTGTCGGCGTACAGCTGCTCCCAGCCGCCGGACAGGTGGCGCTCGGCGGCGATCTTGGAGAGGTAGTCGCCCGGCACGACCGTGTAGACGCTCGGCGCGGTCTGCACGGCGGCGGGCGCGGCCTGCAGCGGAGCGGGGAGCTGCGGGGCCACGGCGGGGGCCACCGCGGTCGCCGCGGCCGGGACGCCGGCCGCGTGGGCGCCGGCCGCGCCGATCAGCGGCAAGGCGAGGGCCGCGCCACCGGTGCCTGCGACGGCGAGACCGCGCGATATCGAAAGGGACTTGGGACGGCGGTGCTTACCCTTTGCAGGCATGGCGAATTCCTCTCCGGCGCCTGCGAGGTGAGCTGTCGGGTTCGGACTGGAGATGTCCGGCCGTACATGAACGGCGCATGCACGTCTTCACCCCGAGCCGTTCCGGCGAAAAGATCTCCGGAACAGCGGCTTACCTGGTTCCCCCGCTCCTGCCGCACGAATGGTCGAGTGCGGTTTCCGGGCGGCGGCAGGATTCGGCGATCCACCCGGATCGATCGCGAACGTAATCCCTTGCGCCAGCAGGGAACAAGCCACGAATTTCCTGACGGAATCACAGGGATGAGGAATCGGCGGAATTCCGGTCACCCTCCGTCCATTACCCGCCGTCAACAACCGCTCCGACGAGGCCATTCGGCATTCGTGATCAGGCACTCACCGTCACCGTATGATCTGGCTCACGGGGACGTGCCCGATCTCGCCTCCGGATATGGCAAGTTGGCGCCAAACAGTTCAATTCGGACAGACGTCCCATCATGAAGCGGAGGAGTTCCCGTGACCCAGCAGATACAGGAGCCGGGGCTGACCGGAGTGCGCAATTTCCGTGATGTGGGCGGATTGCCGACTTCTGATGGACGAAGGGTCAGAGCAGGACGACTCTTCCGAAGCGGACATCTCGCACATGCCACCGAAACCGATGCAGAGTTCCTCGCCTCGCTCGGCCTCCACACCGTCTTCGACTTCCGCAACGGCGCCGACCACGCGCTGGAGGGGCCGGACGTGGAACTGCCCGGCGTACGGAACGTGAACATCCCGCTCTCGGATCCGGCCGACGGCCGGGAGTTCTGGCGGCTGGTGCGCGACGGCGACCTCGACCAGCTGCGCGCGATCCTGGGCGACGGCAAGGCCGCGGCCCGGATGACGAACTCGTACCGCAGGATCATCGAGCAGCGCACCGCCGAGCACAGCCGGGTCGTGCACGCGCTCGCCGAGGACAGCGTCCCCGCCCTCCTGCACTGCGCGGCCGGCAAGGACCGGGCCGGCCTCTCGATCGCCGTGACCCTGCTCGCGCTGGGCGTCGAGCGCGAGGCGATCGTGGCGGACTACCTGGAGTCGAACGCCCCGCACCGCCGCTACCGGGTGCGCCGCAGCGGCGCGTCCGACGAGGCCCGCTCCCCCGAGGTGATGGAGCTGCTCGCGCCGCTCTTCGACGCCCGCGCCGAGTACCTGGTCGCCGCGTTCGAGACCATCGACGAGACCTGGGGCGGGGTGGACCCCTACCTGGCGGAGGGCCTCGGGCTGATCCCCGAGACCCTCGGCCGGCTGCGTGACCGGCTGCTGGAATAGACCGCCCGGAGCGGGCCGTCAGCGCTGGGCGACGGCCTGCTTCACCAGCGTCCTGCCGAAGTCCCACATCAGCCCGGACCCGCCGTGCGCCTCGTCCATGACCGCGCGGAAGGCGCCGACGAACCGGTCGACGTCCCGCTCGTCCACGACCAGCGGCGGAATGAGCTTGATGACCTCCAGGTGGTCCCCGGAGACCTGGGTGAGGATCCGGTGCTTCTGGAGCAACGGCACCACAACCATCTGGGCGAAGAGCCCCTTGCGGGCCGCCTGCAGCATCGTCCACCGGCTGCGCAGGCCCAGCGAGGAAGGCCGGCCGAACTCGATGCCGATCATCAGCCCGCGCCCCCGCACCTCGTGCAGCAGCTCGTACTCGTCCACCATGGCCGCGAGCCGCCCGCGCAGCAGGTCACCCGTGGCCCGGGCGTGCGCGACGAGCTCCTCGTCCTCCATGACCGACAGCACCGCCAGCCCGGCCGCCATCGCCTGCGCGTTGGACCCGAAGCTCGCGGAGTGCACGAGCACCCGGTCCATGGACGAGTAGACCTTCTTGAAGATCCAGTCCTTGCCCAGGGTCGCGCCGACCGGCACGTAGCCGCCCGACAGCGCCTTGGCCACGCACACCAGGTCCGGTTCCACGCCCGGCTCGTGCTGGTACGCGTAGAAGTCCCCGGTACGTCCGAGGCCCGTCTGCACCTCGTCCGCGATCAGCAGCGCCTTGTGCCGGTGCAGCAGTTCCTGCGCGGCGAGCAGGAATCCCGGCGGGGTCTCGAGGACCCCCTTGCCCTGGATCGGCTCCACGACGAAGGCGGCGACGTCGCCCTTGCGGAGCTCCTGCTCCAGGGCGCCCAGGTCCCCCAGGGCGATCTTCGTGTCGGGGAGGAGGGGGGCGAAGCCGTCGCGGAACCCGCCCTCCCCGTTCACCGACAACGAGCCCGTGGTCAGGCCGTGGAAGGCGTGGTCGCAGTAGAGGATCCTGGGCCTCCCGGTGGCGAACCGGGCGAACTTCAGGGCCGTCTCCACCGCCTCGGTGCCGCTGTTCCCGAAGAAGACCCGGTCCAGGTGCGGGCTGTACGAGAGCAGCTTCTCCGCCAGCAGCCCCGGCAGCGGCTGGCAGTCGAAACGCGTGAGGTCGGCGAGCTGCGCGTCCAGGACGTCGTGCAGGGCGCGACGGACGACCGGGTGGTGGCGGCCCAGGCCCATCACCCCGAAGCCGGCCAGCATGTCCAGGTAGTCGTTGCCCTCGGCGTCCCAGAAGTGGGCGCCCTCGGCCCGCTCGTAGACCTTGTCGAAGCCGATGGTGCGCAGCATCCGGGGCAGTTGGTGGTTGAGGTGCCGGGCGTGCAGCTCGTACCGCTCCCCTCCGCGCGCGGCGAGCAGGGCGCCGAGGTCGAAGCCCTTGCCCCGGGCGCCCGCTCCTTCCTCCGCCGGGGTCATGCCGACGCGTCCCGGTTGCCGCCGATCGTCTCCCGGGCCGCTCGCAGGGATTCCTTGAGGGAGCCCATGGTGGCGAGGACGGCGGTGGGCTCGTAGCCGCAGTGCGCCATGCAGTTCGCGCAGCGCGGGTCCTTTCCGCGGCCGTACTTGCTCCAGTCGGTGTCGTTGATCAGCTCCCGGTACGTCGGTACGTAGCCGTCGCTCATCAGATAGCAGGGGCGCTGCCAGCCGAAGAGGGAGTAATTCGGAATGGCCCAGGCCGTGCAGGGGAAATCGGCTTTCCCTTCCAGGAAGTCCAGGAAGAGCGGCGAGTGATTGAGCCGCCAGCGCCGCCGGTTGCCGCCCGCGAAGGCCTTCCTGAAGAGTTCCCTCGTCTGTTCGACCCCGAGGAAGTGTTCCTGGTCGGGAGCCTTTTCGTAGGCGTAGGCGGGCGAGATCATCATCTCGTCGACCTGCAGGTCGTCATTGAGGTAGTTGAGCACCTCGATGATCGTCTGCGGAGTGTCCGTGTTGAAGAACGTGGAGTTGGTGGTCACCCGGAACCCGCGCTTCTTCGCCTCCTTGATGGCCGCGACCGCCTCGTCGAAGACGCCTTCCTTGGCCACGGACTCGTCGTGGCGCTCGCGCAGGCCGTCGATGTGCACGGCGAAGGCGAAATAGGGGGAAGGGGTGAACTTCTCGATCTTCTTGCGCAGGAGCATCGCATTGGTGCAGAGGAAGACGTACTTCCGCCTCGCCACCAACTGTCGGACGATCTCGTGGATCTGCGGGTGCATCAAGGGCTCGCCGCCCGCGATGGACACCATCGGCGCGCCGGACTCCAGCACGGCGCCGACCGCCTGGGCGACCGGCATGCGCTGCTTGAGCACCCCGGCCGGATGCTGGATCTTTCCGCAGCCCTCACAGGCCAGGTTGCAGGCGTAGAGCGGCTCCAGCTCGACGATCAGCGGGAACTTCTCACGCTTGCGGAGCTTCTGTTCGAGAAGATAGGTCCCGACCCTGATGGACTGGCGCAGCGGCATGGCCATCTGGCTCACCTCCTGGGGAGCAGCAAAGAACGGTGCCATTCGTAAAACGCGGGCACTACGGCACGCAGAACACGGAAGGCCGATATTCCCCCGCGAACCGTGCCGATACGGACGAGCTCATGCTCCGGAGCGTCCACGATCACCCGGACGGCCGCAACCGGGCGGCGGCCGCCGCCCGGGGAAGGGCCGCCGCGCGTGGCGGTCCACAGGGTGGCCGCGGACTCCATGTCGACCGCGATGGCGCCGGTGGCGCGCAGCTGCGCGCGCTCCTGGCCGCGGACGACGTGGTCGGATCCGGTCAGTGCGCCGGTGTGCACGGTCCGGCCCGGTGCGGCCCGGGCCAGTGCCGCGGCGAGCAGGGCGGTGCCGGTGCAGGTGACGGCCCCCTGCAGGTCCCGGGTCTCCTCGGCGACGACCAGGTCGCCGGGGTGCATGCCGGGGACCAGTCCGGCGCAGAATCCCGTGGCGAGGACGGCGGCCCGGTCCATCCCGGGCCGGTCCAGTGCCCGGGCGACGGCCCGCTCGGCCGCGCGCGGGCCCATCCCGGTACGCAGCAGGGAGTGGCCCCGGACCGCCCCGGGCCCGGCGCTGCGCAGCGCCGCCTGCTCGATGCGCAGTGCGCAGGCGACCAGCAGCGGGTCGGGGTTCTGGGCCCGGTCCCCCTTGGTCCGCTCCGGCTCGGCGGACATCAGACGCCCCCGCCCGCGGCGAACGGTTCCCCGTACAGGTAGCGGCCGAGCGCGGTCAGCGGGAACACCTGCCGGTACAGGTGGTAGTTGATGGAGAAGTCCCAGGGGAAGCCGGTGCCCGTGAAGTACGGCTCGTCCCAGGAGCCGTCCGCCCGCTGCGTCTCCATCAGGTAGCCGATGCCCCGTTCGACGGCCTTGCCGTCCCGCTCGCCGGCCGACAGGAGGGCCATCAGCGCCCACGCGGTCTGCGAGGCGGTGGAGGCCCCCTTCCCGGCCCAGGACGGGTCCTTGTAGGAGCGCTGGTCCTCGCCCCACCCGCCGTCCTCGTTCTGTACGGTCTCCAGCCAGCGCACGGCCCGGCGGATCGCGGGATGACCCGGGGCGATGCCGGCGGCGGTGAGCGCCGGGAGCACCGAACCTGTGCCGTAGACGTAGTTGGTGCCCCAGCGGCCGAACCAGGCGCCGTTCGGTTCCTGTTCGGCGAGCAGCCAGGCAATGCCGCGCCGGGTCCGGGCGTCGCCCGCCCGTCCCTCGAAGGCGAGCATCTCCACGACGTGGGCGGTGACGTCGGCCGAGGGCGGGTCGATGACCTCGCCGAAGTCGCAGAAGGGCAGCCGGTTCGGGAAGGGGCTGGTGTTGTCGGCGTCGAAGGCGCCCCAGGCGCCGTTCTTCGACTGCATGCCGAGGTTCCAGGACACGCCGCGGGCGATGGCCGCCTCGACCCGGGCCGGGTCGGGGTGCCGGATCCGGCGCAGTGCGAGGACGACCTCGGCGGTGTCGTCGATGTCGGGGTAGGTGTCGTTGTGGAACTCGAACGCCCAGCCGCCGGGGGCCAGCCCGGGCCGCCGTACCGCCCAGTCCCCTCTACGGGTGATCTCCTCGCCGAGCATCCAGTCCGCGGCCTTGACCAACGCCGGATGGTCGGGGCGCAGGCCCGCGTCGGCGAGGGCGATCGCGGCCAGGCAGGTGTCCCACACCGGGGACTGGCAGGCCTCGATCATCCGGGCGCCGTCCTCGCGCCACACAGCGAAGCGGTCCAGGGATTCCAGTCCGGCGCGCATCACGGGATGCCGGAGGTCGTAGCCGAGCAGGTGCAGGGCGATGATGGAGTACACGGCGGGCGGCTGGATCCCGCCCCAGCAGCCGTCGTTCTCCTGGCGCTCGACGATCCAGCGGCCGGCGGTGGCCATGGCGGCCTTGCGCAGCCGGCGCGGGGCGAACCTGCGGTAGACGTGCAGGGCCTTGTCCATCCGCTGGAAGGCGCCCTCCCAAGTGGTCGGCGGGGCGGGGCGCTTGGCGGGGTTCGGCACCCGCGCGTCGGCGTGCAGCTCGTCGAGGGCGAAGGGGGCCGGGCGCACCGGGCGCAGCGCGGAGACCACGGTGAGCGGAACGATGGTCTGGCGGGCCCAGCAGCCGAAGTCGTAGATGTTCAGGGGCACCCAGGACGGCAGGAACACCAGCTCGGGCGGGAGTTCGGGCAGGTGGTCCCAGTTCCACCAGCCGAAGAGCGCCAGCCAGATCCGGGTGAAGACGCGGGCGGCGGCGATCCCGCCGTGGGCCCGGATCCAGGCCGAGGCGCGGGCCATGTGCGGGGCGTCCGGCGCGTCCCCTGCGAGGCGCAGCGCGACGTAGGCCTCGATGGTGGCGGACAGGTCGGGCGGGCCGCCGTGGAAGGTGGCCCAGGTGCCGTCCTCCCGCTGCTCGCCGCGGATGAACAGGGCCGCGGCGTGGGTGGTGGCCTCGTCCCGGATGCCGAGGAACTGCCGCAGCAGCAGGTCCTCCGCGTCCATGGTGACGTTGGTCTCCAGGTCGCCCTTCCACCAGCCCTCGGCGTCCTGACGCTCCAGCAGGTGCCGGGTCGCCCGCGCGGTGGCCTCGTACACGCCCGGCGCGGCGCCGTCCGGCGGCTCGGGCAGGTCCGCGGCGGCCCGGGCCGGTCCCACCCGGTCCGGCCCCGGGGGCGCGTCCGCGAGCACGCTCACGCGCACCCGGCCACCGGGCTCGCCCGGCGGGTCGGCTTCCGGGCCGAAGTCGGGCGGTGCGGCGCCCGGCGCCCGCGCCGTGCCCGGCCGGTCCCCGAGCGGGCTCACGCGCACCCGGCCGCCGTCCGCTCCGGGCGTGCCCCGCGGGCCGTACTCGGTCCGCGGGCCGGCGGCGCCGGGCGCGACGCCGTACTCGGCCTGCAGACGGGGCAGGCTTGCCCGGGGCGGGGCCGGGGGCCCCGCTTCGGCGGCCGGGCCGCGGGCGCGCCCCACGCCGGGAACCGCCGGGAGGCCCGGGGTTGATTCGCTGCCAGCGGCAGCGCCCTCGGCGCTGCCGTCAGTCGTCGCTGTCATGGCTTCCCCTTAGAACAGTGTCCTGTGCTGTGCTGGGGTCTGCCGTCGGCCGGTGCGCGCCACGCTCAGATGGCGGCTCCGGCCGGCGACTCGCGATTCATATCCGCTGTCGGGTGGCGATCACCTCTTGCGCACGACGACGAAGTCGGCGAGGTCCACGAGCTGTTCGCGCACCCGCTGCGGCATGTCGACGTCGTCGAGGGCCCGGATCGCGACGGCGTGCTGGCGGCGCGCCTCGTCGGCGGTCCACTGGCGGCCGCCGGCCTCCTCGATGAGCGCCGCGCGGGCCGCGAACTCCTCCTCCGAGAAGTTCTCGAAGTCGCTGGCCTTGGCGTCCGCGGCAAGCAGTTCGGCGAGCTGCTCGGAGGCCGGCCCGCCGGCCGCGAGGGCGGCGACCACCGGCAGGGACTTCTTGCGCTGGCGCAGGTCGCTCCAGGTCTGCTTGCCGGTGGCCTCCGGGTCGCCCCAGATGCCGAGCAGGTCGTCGACGGCCTGGAAGGCGAGGCCCAGGTGGTAGCCGTACTCCTCCAGCTTGTCGGCCGTACGGTCGTCCGCGCCGCCGAGCACCGCGCCGATGGAGACCGCGCAGGCGAGCAGCGCGCCGGTCTTGTTGCCCTCCATCTCCAGGCATTCCTCGACGCTGACGCGCTCGCGGTGCTCGTAGGAGATGTCCTGCGCCTGGCCGTCGATGAGCTTGCGGCTGGCGGTGGTCAGCCGGCGGGTCGCCCGGCCGGCCTCGACGGTGCCGAGCTCCAGCAGCACCTCGTTGGCGAGGGCGAAGAGGGCGTCGCCGACCAGGATCGCGAGGGCCGGTCCGTGCACCTTCCAGACCGTGTCGCGGTGGCGGCGCTGCTCGTCGCCGTCCATCAGGTCGTCGTGCAGCAGCGAGAAGTTGTGCACGAGCTCGACGGCGACGGCGCCGGGGATGCCGACCTCGGCTGCGGCGCCCGCAGCTTCGGCTGAGAGCAGCGCGAGGGCGGGGCGCACGGCCTTTCCGCCGTCGCCGTCCGCCGGGTTGCCCTGGGCGTCGATCCAGCCGAAGTGGTAGGCGGCGACGGTGTCCATGGGCGCCGCGAGCCGGTCCACAGCGGCGCGGAGCACGGGGGTCGACAGTGTGCGGCCGCGCTCCAGGAGGGCGATCGTGTCCGCCTTCTCCGCGCTCCTTCCGGCCGTGCCCACACTGGCATCCGTGTTCTCGACGGCCGGATTCCCCGGGTTCACTGGCTCTCCTCTTGTTCCTGTACGTGCTGTGCCGCTGTTGCTGGTCGTGCTCGTGGTGATCGTCATGCCGCCTCCTGCAGAGGGTGGTCGCGGTGGCGGCCGAGCGCGGCGAGTGCGGCGTGCGCCGCGCTCATTCCGCTCCGGACGGCGCCCTCCATGGTCGCGGGCCAACCGGTGGCAGTCCACGCACCGGCGAGGTAGAGCCCCGGCGTGTCG
Above is a genomic segment from Streptomyces sp. NBC_01233 containing:
- a CDS encoding SGNH/GDSL hydrolase family protein, with protein sequence MAATTTKLKTIGSYAAIGDSFTEGVGDPGPGDSYLGWADRLAVLLADQRDEHDFRYANLAVRGKLLDQIVADQLPRAKALAPDLVSFCAGGNDIIRPGSDPDDVAERFEAAVADLSGAVGQVMITTGFDTRGVPVLKHLRGKVATYSAHVRAIADRYDCPVLDLWSLKSVQDRRAWDADRLHLSPEGHTRVALRSAQVLGLDVPTDPDQPWPPQRPRGSVDVTRDNIQWARDHLVPWIGRRLRGESSGDHVEAKRPDLLPL
- a CDS encoding LysM peptidoglycan-binding domain-containing M23 family metallopeptidase, which codes for MPAKGKHRRPKSLSISRGLAVAGTGGAALALPLIGAAGAHAAGVPAAATAVAPAVAPQLPAPLQAAPAAVQTAPSVYTVVPGDYLSKIAAERHLSGGWEQLYADNREAVGTNPSLIHPGLKLNLGGAAEAAPVESAPEAEAAPESAPEAAPKAAPKAAPKAAPKAAPKPAAKPAAKAPAQQDSAAEAPAGQQSASGFVAPLGGGISTQYKVAGSMWSSGYHTGVDFIASSGTTVRAVGAGTVVSAGWGGAYGNEVVIRHADGRYSQYAHLSQLSVSSGQSVTAGQTLGLSGSTGNSTGPHLHFEIRTGPSYGSDIDPLAYLRSKGVSI
- a CDS encoding tyrosine-protein phosphatase, which gives rise to MTQQIQEPGLTGVRNFRDVGGLPTSDGRRVRAGRLFRSGHLAHATETDAEFLASLGLHTVFDFRNGADHALEGPDVELPGVRNVNIPLSDPADGREFWRLVRDGDLDQLRAILGDGKAAARMTNSYRRIIEQRTAEHSRVVHALAEDSVPALLHCAAGKDRAGLSIAVTLLALGVEREAIVADYLESNAPHRRYRVRRSGASDEARSPEVMELLAPLFDARAEYLVAAFETIDETWGGVDPYLAEGLGLIPETLGRLRDRLLE
- a CDS encoding aspartate aminotransferase family protein; the encoded protein is MTPAEEGAGARGKGFDLGALLAARGGERYELHARHLNHQLPRMLRTIGFDKVYERAEGAHFWDAEGNDYLDMLAGFGVMGLGRHHPVVRRALHDVLDAQLADLTRFDCQPLPGLLAEKLLSYSPHLDRVFFGNSGTEAVETALKFARFATGRPRILYCDHAFHGLTTGSLSVNGEGGFRDGFAPLLPDTKIALGDLGALEQELRKGDVAAFVVEPIQGKGVLETPPGFLLAAQELLHRHKALLIADEVQTGLGRTGDFYAYQHEPGVEPDLVCVAKALSGGYVPVGATLGKDWIFKKVYSSMDRVLVHSASFGSNAQAMAAGLAVLSVMEDEELVAHARATGDLLRGRLAAMVDEYELLHEVRGRGLMIGIEFGRPSSLGLRSRWTMLQAARKGLFAQMVVVPLLQKHRILTQVSGDHLEVIKLIPPLVVDERDVDRFVGAFRAVMDEAHGGSGLMWDFGRTLVKQAVAQR
- the hpnH gene encoding adenosyl-hopene transferase HpnH, with the protein product MAMPLRQSIRVGTYLLEQKLRKREKFPLIVELEPLYACNLACEGCGKIQHPAGVLKQRMPVAQAVGAVLESGAPMVSIAGGEPLMHPQIHEIVRQLVARRKYVFLCTNAMLLRKKIEKFTPSPYFAFAVHIDGLRERHDESVAKEGVFDEAVAAIKEAKKRGFRVTTNSTFFNTDTPQTIIEVLNYLNDDLQVDEMMISPAYAYEKAPDQEHFLGVEQTRELFRKAFAGGNRRRWRLNHSPLFLDFLEGKADFPCTAWAIPNYSLFGWQRPCYLMSDGYVPTYRELINDTDWSKYGRGKDPRCANCMAHCGYEPTAVLATMGSLKESLRAARETIGGNRDASA
- a CDS encoding phosphorylase family protein, encoding MSAEPERTKGDRAQNPDPLLVACALRIEQAALRSAGPGAVRGHSLLRTGMGPRAAERAVARALDRPGMDRAAVLATGFCAGLVPGMHPGDLVVAEETRDLQGAVTCTGTALLAAALARAAPGRTVHTGALTGSDHVVRGQERAQLRATGAIAVDMESAATLWTATRGGPSPGGGRRPVAAVRVIVDAPEHELVRIGTVRGGISAFRVLRAVVPAFYEWHRSLLLPRR
- the shc gene encoding squalene--hopene cyclase, which encodes MTATTDGSAEGAAAGSESTPGLPAVPGVGRARGPAAEAGPPAPPRASLPRLQAEYGVAPGAAGPRTEYGPRGTPGADGGRVRVSPLGDRPGTARAPGAAPPDFGPEADPPGEPGGRVRVSVLADAPPGPDRVGPARAAADLPEPPDGAAPGVYEATARATRHLLERQDAEGWWKGDLETNVTMDAEDLLLRQFLGIRDEATTHAAALFIRGEQREDGTWATFHGGPPDLSATIEAYVALRLAGDAPDAPHMARASAWIRAHGGIAAARVFTRIWLALFGWWNWDHLPELPPELVFLPSWVPLNIYDFGCWARQTIVPLTVVSALRPVRPAPFALDELHADARVPNPAKRPAPPTTWEGAFQRMDKALHVYRRFAPRRLRKAAMATAGRWIVERQENDGCWGGIQPPAVYSIIALHLLGYDLRHPVMRAGLESLDRFAVWREDGARMIEACQSPVWDTCLAAIALADAGLRPDHPALVKAADWMLGEEITRRGDWAVRRPGLAPGGWAFEFHNDTYPDIDDTAEVVLALRRIRHPDPARVEAAIARGVSWNLGMQSKNGAWGAFDADNTSPFPNRLPFCDFGEVIDPPSADVTAHVVEMLAFEGRAGDARTRRGIAWLLAEQEPNGAWFGRWGTNYVYGTGSVLPALTAAGIAPGHPAIRRAVRWLETVQNEDGGWGEDQRSYKDPSWAGKGASTASQTAWALMALLSAGERDGKAVERGIGYLMETQRADGSWDEPYFTGTGFPWDFSINYHLYRQVFPLTALGRYLYGEPFAAGGGV
- a CDS encoding polyprenyl synthetase family protein codes for the protein MTITTSTTSNSGTARTGTRGEPVNPGNPAVENTDASVGTAGRSAEKADTIALLERGRTLSTPVLRAAVDRLAAPMDTVAAYHFGWIDAQGNPADGDGGKAVRPALALLSAEAAGAAAEVGIPGAVAVELVHNFSLLHDDLMDGDEQRRHRDTVWKVHGPALAILVGDALFALANEVLLELGTVEAGRATRRLTTASRKLIDGQAQDISYEHRERVSVEECLEMEGNKTGALLACAVSIGAVLGGADDRTADKLEEYGYHLGLAFQAVDDLLGIWGDPEATGKQTWSDLRQRKKSLPVVAALAAGGPASEQLAELLAADAKASDFENFSEEEFAARAALIEEAGGRQWTADEARRQHAVAIRALDDVDMPQRVREQLVDLADFVVVRKR